One Deinococcus fonticola genomic region harbors:
- a CDS encoding NADH-quinone oxidoreductase subunit N: MTYTLPDVNFLPLMPILFVLLGAIVSTVGGFNTSRRNVTWFNIAMLVLAGLSMTSLLGFGLWNRDLSAFNGGVRADNVALMIGGVIVLGSIMSLLVSLDTAWRARVSFPEFDAMLMYAITGCLLIAFSGDLIVMLIGLEIMSLAGYVLATLQDSRRSEESGLKYFLLGSAGSAILIYGIAFLYGATGSFNYAGIAGRVAEVLNPATVNAAADAATTVALAPNNMGILVAGALLILAGFSFKVALAPFHQWTPDVYSGAPTSISLFLSTVVKVAAFAGMLRVFSGALVDAPAWHSVLQWLIAATLIIGNMAAYFQTNFKRLMAYSAIAHTGFLAMCLLAQPSAGGPALVYYLLTYTLMSGVAFAIIAALQRNESGLSIGDMRGLFYRHPAYAVALAICLASLAGLPPFAGFFGKYLAFQAAFQNGYQWLTVLAAITSVISLVYYLRPAMLMFMPDRTPAREYAHGQRPPTNATVLLGVLGVILLGLIPSLWYNFAANPGIWRLLAGIGQ; encoded by the coding sequence ATGACCTACACGCTTCCCGACGTCAACTTCCTGCCCCTGATGCCCATCCTGTTCGTGCTGCTGGGGGCCATCGTCAGCACCGTCGGCGGGTTCAACACCAGCCGACGGAACGTCACCTGGTTCAACATCGCCATGCTGGTGTTGGCGGGCCTCTCGATGACCAGCCTGCTGGGCTTCGGCCTGTGGAACCGCGACCTGAGTGCCTTCAACGGCGGCGTCCGCGCCGACAACGTGGCCCTGATGATCGGCGGCGTCATCGTGCTGGGCAGCATCATGTCCCTGCTCGTCTCGCTCGACACCGCCTGGCGCGCCCGTGTCAGCTTCCCCGAATTCGACGCCATGCTGATGTATGCCATCACCGGCTGCCTGCTGATTGCGTTCTCCGGCGACCTGATCGTCATGCTGATCGGCCTGGAGATCATGAGCCTGGCCGGCTACGTACTGGCCACCCTGCAGGATTCGCGCCGCAGCGAGGAATCCGGCCTGAAGTACTTCCTGCTCGGCTCGGCCGGCAGCGCCATCCTGATTTACGGCATTGCCTTCCTGTACGGCGCCACCGGCAGCTTCAACTACGCCGGCATCGCGGGCCGCGTGGCCGAAGTGCTGAACCCCGCCACCGTCAATGCTGCGGCCGACGCGGCCACCACCGTCGCGCTGGCCCCCAACAACATGGGCATCCTGGTGGCCGGCGCCCTGCTAATTCTGGCCGGCTTCTCCTTCAAAGTCGCCCTGGCGCCCTTTCACCAGTGGACGCCCGACGTGTACAGTGGCGCGCCCACCAGCATCAGCCTGTTCCTGAGCACGGTCGTGAAGGTCGCCGCGTTCGCCGGGATGCTGCGCGTGTTCAGCGGCGCTCTGGTCGACGCGCCCGCCTGGCACAGCGTCCTGCAGTGGCTGATTGCCGCCACCCTGATCATCGGGAACATGGCCGCGTACTTCCAGACCAACTTCAAGCGCCTGATGGCCTACTCCGCCATCGCGCACACCGGGTTCCTGGCGATGTGCCTGCTGGCGCAGCCCAGCGCCGGCGGCCCGGCCCTGGTGTACTACCTGCTGACCTACACCCTCATGAGCGGCGTGGCCTTCGCCATCATCGCTGCCCTGCAACGCAACGAAAGCGGCCTGAGCATCGGTGACATGCGCGGGTTGTTCTACCGCCACCCCGCCTACGCGGTGGCCCTCGCCATCTGCCTGGCGTCGCTGGCCGGACTCCCGCCCTTCGCCGGGTTCTTCGGCAAGTATCTGGCCTTCCAGGCCGCGTTCCAGAACGGCTACCAGTGGCTCACCGTGCTGGCCGCCATCACCAGCGTCATCTCGCTGGTGTACTACCTGCGCCCGGCCATGCTGATGTTCATGCCGGACCGCACCCCCGCCCGTGAGTACGCGCACGGCCAACGCCCCCCCACCAACGCCACCGTGCTTCTTGGCGTGCTGGGCGTCATTCTGCTGGGCCTGATTCCCAGCCTGTGGTACAACTTCGCCGCCAACCCTGGCATCTGGCGCCTCCTCGCCGGCATAGGGCAGTAA
- a CDS encoding NADH-quinone oxidoreductase subunit J: protein MIAFILLAVLAIVGGVVTIGARNAVHAALGLVSTLLMVAGLFATMNASFLAATQVIVYAGAIMVLFLFVIMLLNANAPITGQDPVPFVREIGGIGAALLAGAFVVLAFSYKDPVNLAERAGQLQDGSAANVGVTLLTRFLFPFEAVSILLLVAIVGAIALVQRPESEPDGQPDSEPEAATPSVLVEARSAALAAQSQQAQRQQEEVRA, encoded by the coding sequence ATGATCGCTTTCATTCTTCTGGCCGTGCTGGCGATCGTCGGCGGGGTCGTGACCATCGGGGCGCGCAACGCCGTTCACGCGGCGCTGGGCCTGGTCAGCACCCTGCTGATGGTCGCCGGGTTGTTCGCCACCATGAATGCGTCCTTCCTGGCCGCCACGCAGGTGATCGTGTACGCCGGGGCCATCATGGTGCTGTTCCTGTTCGTGATCATGCTGCTCAACGCCAACGCGCCCATCACCGGGCAAGACCCGGTGCCGTTCGTGCGTGAAATCGGCGGCATCGGCGCGGCGCTTCTGGCGGGCGCCTTCGTGGTGCTGGCCTTCAGTTACAAAGACCCCGTCAACCTGGCCGAGCGGGCCGGGCAGCTTCAGGACGGCAGCGCCGCGAACGTTGGCGTGACCCTGCTGACCCGCTTCCTGTTTCCCTTCGAGGCCGTCAGCATTCTGCTGCTGGTCGCCATCGTCGGTGCGATTGCCCTGGTGCAGCGCCCCGAGAGCGAACCCGACGGCCAGCCCGACAGCGAACCCGAAGCGGCCACGCCCAGCGTGCTGGTCGAGGCGCGTTCTGCCGCCCTGGCCGCGCAGTCCCAGCAAGCTCAGCGCCAGCAAGAGGAGGTGCGGGCCTGA
- a CDS encoding NADH-quinone oxidoreductase subunit M has protein sequence MMHLMIFLPLLAALLVMVVPNKWREEVAIGSTLLTLGLGLAIWLSGGTGAYVRDWVAPLGITYSVQLNGVSLIFAVITAFMTFIAALYAVKRIPNPGTMLGLILAMETGLLGIFASRDLVLFYVFFEWALIPALMMLAIYGGPSRMKALVKFAAFTLFGSLLMLLSIIGVKYYSGADTFALYGFDVRLADGTLRHLSGLTERVVPQPVQNWLFLGFLLAMAVKLPLWPLHAWLPDFHEQNHPSGVPDVMGTLYKVGGYGLFIFAMPLFPNAMHDFRPVLMGLAAFTALYAAWIAFSQQNWKRLLAYAGLSHMGFVALGIFSLNETAIIGAMYLLAFQNLYTGALFLSVGMLQERIGSVDTRVGGVMTQAGAMGGLTMALWFASIAVPGLAGFIGEFSVLLGAYQVQPWITAVAALTVIAAAAYALTAFQTTFWQARPLGAVATRDLHGLEWFVLGLPLALAIFFGVYTLPALNLIQPAVQNVLGLAARALGGNP, from the coding sequence ATGATGCACCTCATGATCTTCCTGCCGCTGCTCGCGGCCCTGCTGGTCATGGTCGTTCCTAACAAATGGCGCGAGGAAGTCGCCATCGGCAGCACGCTGCTGACCCTGGGCCTGGGCCTGGCCATCTGGCTCTCGGGCGGCACCGGCGCCTACGTGCGTGACTGGGTGGCGCCGCTGGGCATCACCTACAGCGTGCAACTGAACGGTGTCAGCCTCATTTTCGCCGTCATCACCGCGTTCATGACCTTTATCGCGGCACTGTACGCCGTGAAGCGCATTCCCAACCCCGGCACCATGCTGGGCCTGATCCTGGCCATGGAAACGGGCCTGCTGGGCATCTTCGCCTCGCGCGACCTGGTGCTGTTCTATGTGTTCTTCGAGTGGGCGCTGATTCCCGCGCTGATGATGCTGGCCATCTACGGCGGCCCCAGCCGCATGAAGGCGCTGGTGAAGTTCGCGGCCTTCACGCTGTTCGGTAGCCTGCTGATGCTGCTCTCGATCATCGGCGTGAAGTACTACAGTGGCGCCGACACCTTCGCGCTGTACGGCTTCGACGTGAGGCTGGCCGACGGCACGCTGCGCCACCTCAGCGGCCTGACCGAACGGGTCGTTCCGCAACCCGTGCAGAACTGGCTGTTCCTGGGCTTCCTGCTGGCCATGGCCGTGAAACTGCCGCTGTGGCCGCTGCACGCCTGGCTGCCGGACTTCCACGAGCAGAACCACCCCAGCGGTGTGCCGGACGTGATGGGCACGCTGTACAAGGTGGGTGGCTACGGCCTCTTCATCTTCGCCATGCCCCTCTTTCCCAACGCCATGCACGACTTCCGCCCGGTGCTGATGGGCCTGGCGGCCTTCACGGCGCTGTACGCCGCCTGGATCGCCTTCAGCCAGCAGAACTGGAAACGCCTGCTGGCCTACGCGGGCCTCTCGCACATGGGCTTCGTGGCGCTGGGCATCTTCAGCCTCAACGAAACGGCCATCATCGGGGCGATGTACTTGCTGGCCTTCCAGAACCTGTACACCGGGGCACTGTTCCTGTCGGTGGGCATGCTTCAGGAGCGCATCGGCAGCGTGGACACCCGCGTGGGCGGCGTGATGACGCAGGCCGGCGCCATGGGCGGCCTGACCATGGCCCTGTGGTTCGCCAGCATCGCCGTTCCTGGCCTGGCTGGTTTCATCGGTGAATTCAGCGTGCTGCTTGGCGCCTACCAGGTGCAACCCTGGATTACCGCCGTGGCCGCCCTGACCGTCATCGCCGCCGCCGCCTACGCCCTGACCGCCTTCCAGACGACCTTCTGGCAGGCCCGCCCGCTGGGCGCCGTCGCCACGCGGGACCTGCACGGGCTGGAGTGGTTCGTGCTGGGCCTGCCGCTGGCCCTCGCCATCTTCTTCGGCGTGTACACCCTGCCCGCCCTGAACCTCATTCAACCGGCGGTTCAGAACGTCCTGGGCCTGGCCGCCCGCGCCCTGGGAGGCAACCCATGA
- the nuoL gene encoding NADH-quinone oxidoreductase subunit L has translation MRLSLMPLFPLIGFALLMLLPKLPRSLAGLIGAGSVLLSFLVAVLNYRAAGAAPIHEVLWQWLPNMALNGTQTVNLSIGFWLDQLSSVMTLIITGIGFLIHVYSMSYMSHDRQFNRFFAFLNFFVSMMLILVLADSYPLMFVGWEGVGMASFLLIGFWFNGRNTEASTQDVWEANNSEAVNNSNAARKAFIMNRVGDAGFMLGMFLLFKVFGTLNIPQLMQNPVLGAHEGSRVFLSGSMQGQLELACLFLLVGAIGKSGQLPLTTWLPDAMAGPTPVSALIHAATMVTAGVYLISRSHFLFDLAPQASTWVAWVGAATALYGALSALNQYDIKKILAFSTVSQLGYMFLAVGLHSYSAAVFHLLTHAFFKALLFLAAGAVIHGLHEEQDVRRMGGLARFMPFTHIVSAIGVLAIAGIPIFSGFFSKDAILAAAYAQSPVLYLVGLGVAFLTAFYMGRWYFLVWQGKYRGHVDHPHDADLLMKAPLGVLAAGATLAGFLNIPAFLGGGHRFDDYLSRAVPVHVHEISHSTELLLTFLAVAAGVGGLAWAWWEHRGDHLYNGPLGRTSTNALYLQDAYDGLVGNPSRAVAHGLDIVDRGVDGTLGGIGRNFSAPGGVFALWQSGFVRAYAVSMVLGTAAIIGYWALKVMGSGQ, from the coding sequence ATGCGACTTTCCCTGATGCCCCTTTTCCCGCTGATCGGCTTCGCGCTGCTGATGCTCTTGCCCAAACTCCCGCGTAGCCTCGCCGGACTGATCGGCGCGGGCAGCGTCCTGCTGAGTTTCCTGGTGGCTGTGCTCAATTACCGCGCCGCCGGGGCCGCCCCCATTCATGAGGTGCTGTGGCAGTGGCTGCCCAACATGGCCCTGAACGGCACCCAGACCGTGAACCTGTCTATCGGGTTCTGGCTCGATCAACTGTCCAGCGTGATGACCCTGATCATCACCGGGATCGGTTTCCTGATTCACGTCTACTCGATGAGCTACATGTCCCACGACCGGCAGTTCAACCGCTTCTTCGCGTTCCTGAACTTCTTCGTGTCCATGATGCTGATCCTGGTACTGGCCGACAGTTACCCCCTTATGTTCGTCGGGTGGGAAGGCGTCGGCATGGCTTCCTTCCTGCTGATCGGCTTCTGGTTTAATGGCCGCAACACCGAGGCCAGCACCCAGGACGTATGGGAAGCCAACAACAGCGAAGCGGTGAACAACAGCAACGCCGCCCGCAAGGCCTTCATCATGAACCGCGTCGGGGACGCCGGCTTCATGCTGGGCATGTTCCTGCTGTTCAAGGTGTTCGGCACGCTGAACATCCCGCAACTGATGCAGAACCCCGTGCTAGGCGCACACGAAGGCTCCAGAGTGTTCCTGAGCGGCAGCATGCAAGGGCAACTGGAACTGGCCTGCCTGTTCCTGCTGGTCGGGGCCATCGGCAAATCCGGCCAGTTGCCCCTCACCACCTGGCTGCCCGACGCCATGGCCGGCCCCACGCCCGTCTCGGCGCTTATTCACGCGGCCACCATGGTCACGGCCGGCGTGTACCTGATCAGCCGCAGCCACTTTCTGTTCGACCTGGCCCCCCAGGCCAGCACCTGGGTCGCCTGGGTCGGGGCCGCCACCGCGCTGTACGGCGCCCTCTCAGCCCTGAACCAGTACGACATCAAGAAAATTCTGGCCTTCAGTACCGTGTCGCAACTGGGGTACATGTTCCTGGCGGTGGGCCTGCACAGTTACTCCGCGGCAGTGTTCCACCTGCTCACGCACGCCTTCTTCAAGGCGCTCTTGTTCCTGGCCGCCGGTGCCGTGATTCACGGCCTGCACGAGGAACAGGACGTGCGGCGCATGGGTGGCCTGGCCCGCTTCATGCCCTTCACGCACATCGTGTCGGCCATCGGCGTGCTGGCCATCGCGGGTATTCCGATCTTCAGCGGGTTCTTCAGTAAGGACGCCATCTTGGCCGCCGCTTACGCGCAGAGCCCGGTGCTGTACCTGGTGGGCCTGGGTGTGGCTTTCCTGACCGCCTTCTACATGGGCCGCTGGTACTTCCTGGTGTGGCAGGGCAAATACCGGGGCCACGTGGATCACCCCCACGACGCCGACCTGCTGATGAAGGCCCCGCTGGGCGTGCTGGCCGCCGGCGCGACCCTGGCCGGCTTCCTGAACATCCCCGCCTTCCTGGGCGGCGGCCACCGCTTCGACGACTACCTCAGCCGCGCCGTGCCGGTTCACGTCCACGAGATCAGCCACTCCACCGAACTGCTGCTGACCTTCCTGGCCGTGGCGGCGGGTGTGGGCGGCCTGGCGTGGGCCTGGTGGGAACACCGCGGCGACCACCTGTACAACGGGCCGCTGGGGCGCACCAGCACCAACGCCCTGTACCTTCAGGACGCCTACGACGGCCTGGTCGGCAACCCCAGCCGCGCCGTCGCGCACGGTCTGGACATCGTGGATCGCGGCGTGGACGGCACCCTGGGCGGCATCGGGCGCAATTTCTCTGCCCCCGGTGGAGTCTTTGCGCTGTGGCAAAGCGGATTCGTGCGGGCCTACGCCGTCAGCATGGTGCTCGGCACCGCCGCCATCATCGGCTACTGGGCCCTCAAAGTTATGGGAAGTGGACAGTGA
- the nuoK gene encoding NADH-quinone oxidoreductase subunit NuoK: MVGTGAYVALSGVLFALGMIGVLTRRTAIMVFLSVELMLNAANLALVAFARAWGDLVGQTAVFIVMTLAAAEVAIGLAIIVAIFRKRETTNVDDLAQLKG, encoded by the coding sequence ATGGTCGGTACTGGAGCTTATGTGGCCCTTTCGGGCGTGCTGTTCGCCCTGGGCATGATCGGCGTCCTGACCCGGCGCACCGCGATCATGGTCTTTTTGTCCGTGGAACTCATGCTGAACGCCGCCAACCTGGCGCTGGTGGCCTTTGCCCGCGCCTGGGGTGACCTGGTCGGGCAAACCGCCGTGTTCATCGTGATGACCCTCGCCGCAGCGGAGGTCGCCATCGGTCTGGCGATCATCGTTGCCATCTTCCGCAAACGCGAAACCACCAACGTGGACGACCTCGCGCAACTGAAAGGCTGA